AATATGTCCGAAAGCACCGTGCTGCGTACGTTCAAGCGCGTTACGGGGTATTCCGCATCCGAATATCAAATGCGCCGGCGCATGCTTGTGGCGATGGATGAACTTGCTTCAACGGATAAGAGCGTTACGCAAATCGCATACGATATGGGGTTCAACGACAGCAATTATTTCAGCCGCAGTTTTCGGCGTTTTACCGGTATCACGCCGACTGCATACCGCAAACGATTTTCAAAAAAATAACCATGCCGCCGTTTTTCTTACATGCCGGCAAAGCCGTCGAGAATTTTTCGAGCAAACGAACTTGCGCCGTTTACCGCCTGCTTCCAATCGTCGTTTCCCGTATACCATAATTCCGTTACATAGCGCCTCACGCCGAGCTGCCATAATTTTTTCAGTATACGTTCAAAATCGACGACGCCGGTACCGAAAGGAACTTCACGATATTTTCCGGGCATCGTTTCTTTGATGTGTGCTGCAACGATATGTCCTTTTCCTTTTTCCATATCGGCAAGGATATCGCTCTTATACAAGAGAGCCGCATTGTTGAGATTTCCGATATCGGGATAAACGCCGAGGTAGGGAGATGCGATCGGCAAAATACGGCGCATCGCTTTTTCCATCGTATCCATAAAAGGCGTTTCCATTGTTTCGAATGCGAGTATGATGCCTTCTTTTGCGGCGACAGCCGTACCGAGTGCGAGGTTTTTGCGGAAACGCTTTTCCGTTTCTTCCGTCGATTGCGCATAATACGTGTCGTACCCTGCCATCTGTATGACAGGGATCCCGGCGATTCGCGCAAAGCGTATCGCTTTTTCGAGTATCTCGAGGCTTTTCGTTTCGTCTTTATCGCCGAGCGCATACCGCCGTTGCCCGCTTAAACAGATCGAACCGAAACTCATCGATTCGCCGTATGCGACGGATACGACATCCCGTATCTGTGCATCGCTCCAATCGAGCCGCGCAAGTTTTTCATCCGTTTCGTCGATACTTATCTCGATGTAATCGTAACCGGCGCTTTTCGCTACCTGAAATTTTTCTTTCCAACCGATGTCTTTCGGCATCGCTTTTTCGTACAATCCGATTTTATACATTCTATCCATAGCGTTTTCCTTATCGCGAGGCACTGTTCAATCGGCGTTCCAATACCGTTCAAGTCCTTGATAAAATTTTTTATAGGCGGAAAATTTTTTCCGATAAATTGCAGTTTTGTCGCTGCGCGGCAGAACAGTGGTATCTATATGCGTCATAGTTCGAGATGCGCTTGCTATCGTGTCGTTATCTCCGCAGACGACGGATGCCGCCATTGCAGCGCCGAGCGCACCGAGTTCCCGCGCTTTGACCGCTTCGACGGGATACCCCGTTACATCGGCAAACATCTGCGTCCATACGGCGGAATTGGCTGCGCCCCCTGCAAGGCGGATCGAAGCGAAATCGCGCTTGTTATGCAAAAGCTTTTCTATATGCACCATGTGGCTGAATACGATGCCTTCGAATACCGC
This Treponema socranskii subsp. buccale DNA region includes the following protein-coding sequences:
- a CDS encoding L-ribulose-5-phosphate 3-epimerase codes for the protein MDRMYKIGLYEKAMPKDIGWKEKFQVAKSAGYDYIEISIDETDEKLARLDWSDAQIRDVVSVAYGESMSFGSICLSGQRRYALGDKDETKSLEILEKAIRFARIAGIPVIQMAGYDTYYAQSTEETEKRFRKNLALGTAVAAKEGIILAFETMETPFMDTMEKAMRRILPIASPYLGVYPDIGNLNNAALLYKSDILADMEKGKGHIVAAHIKETMPGKYREVPFGTGVVDFERILKKLWQLGVRRYVTELWYTGNDDWKQAVNGASSFARKILDGFAGM